In Flavobacterium sp. N3904, one DNA window encodes the following:
- a CDS encoding RNA polymerase sigma factor, with protein MSTANVHSEKLLVSELKNGNEKAFRKLYDFYYQDIYGYSISLLKSKELAEENVQDVFLKVWLHRENLNLDQSFKSYLFTIARNQAFNLLNKAANDALLKEEVFYTSQKSHVEGDYSIREADCKKLKKQAIKQLPPKRKRIFKMSRKQGKTYEEISLELGISVSTVKTQMSKALESMRLFFEVHDEFT; from the coding sequence ATGTCAACAGCAAACGTCCATAGCGAAAAATTATTGGTAAGTGAACTCAAAAATGGCAACGAAAAAGCTTTTCGTAAACTATACGATTTCTATTACCAAGATATCTATGGTTATAGCATCAGTCTTTTAAAATCAAAAGAACTTGCCGAAGAAAATGTTCAGGATGTTTTTTTGAAGGTGTGGTTGCATCGGGAAAATCTAAATCTAGATCAATCGTTTAAATCCTATCTTTTTACCATTGCCAGAAACCAGGCTTTTAATCTTTTGAATAAAGCCGCAAATGATGCGCTTTTGAAAGAGGAAGTTTTCTATACCAGTCAAAAATCACATGTTGAAGGAGATTATTCCATTCGGGAAGCCGATTGCAAAAAACTAAAAAAACAAGCCATAAAACAATTGCCACCCAAACGCAAACGCATTTTTAAAATGTCTAGAAAACAGGGAAAAACATACGAGGAAATAAGTCTCGAACTCGGAATTTCTGTCAGTACCGTCAAAACTCAAATGAGCAAAGCACTCGAATCCATGCGGCTATTTTTTGAGGTTCATGATGAATTTACTTAA
- a CDS encoding FecR family protein → MNDNSEIQALLHKFILNQCSAEEINEVIDYCLKNKLTTDFPTVEEVKALLDEVPAMDIATADKIFSKILVQAQDIEETEMEPRKFPFKKYMAIAASIIVLLSIGLTYKNSLNTPKTNPVINSNDITLQLENGEIQVISEGKKSQVTDAEGHVVGNQDGNKIAYDTETSIEKLVYNTLKIPNGKRFELQLSDGTIVHLNSGTTLKYPVKFIAGENRQVFLDGEAFFDVSKDKKHPFVVNADKLNVRVLGTHFNVSSYPEDDLTDVVLVEGSVGLYTANEKFDADKNTILKPGYKGSFNKYNNQIDTKEVNTDMYTSWMNGGLMFRDMSFNNICKKLERRYDVSIIIKNNKLANEKFNASFGDKPLEKVLTYFQDVYGFEYTTKNDIITIK, encoded by the coding sequence ATGAATGACAATTCGGAAATACAAGCATTACTTCATAAGTTTATTTTAAACCAATGTTCCGCCGAGGAAATCAATGAAGTAATTGACTATTGTCTAAAAAACAAGCTCACCACCGATTTTCCAACGGTTGAAGAAGTAAAAGCTTTATTGGACGAAGTTCCAGCAATGGACATCGCTACTGCCGACAAAATTTTCTCCAAAATTTTAGTTCAGGCCCAAGACATTGAAGAAACAGAGATGGAACCAAGAAAATTCCCATTCAAGAAATACATGGCTATTGCAGCCTCCATTATTGTATTGTTATCGATAGGTCTTACTTATAAAAACAGTTTAAATACTCCAAAAACAAATCCCGTTATCAACAGTAATGACATTACCCTGCAACTGGAAAATGGGGAAATTCAAGTTATTTCGGAAGGTAAAAAAAGTCAGGTTACCGATGCTGAAGGTCATGTGGTAGGAAACCAAGACGGAAACAAAATTGCTTACGATACGGAAACATCTATCGAAAAGCTAGTATACAATACTTTGAAAATCCCGAATGGCAAACGATTTGAATTGCAATTATCCGACGGAACTATTGTGCATTTAAATTCGGGTACTACTTTGAAATATCCTGTAAAATTCATCGCTGGCGAAAACCGACAAGTATTTCTGGACGGAGAAGCCTTTTTTGATGTGTCAAAAGACAAAAAACATCCTTTTGTTGTCAATGCCGACAAATTGAATGTTCGCGTTTTGGGAACTCACTTTAACGTTTCCAGCTATCCCGAAGATGATTTAACCGATGTGGTTCTGGTAGAAGGTTCTGTAGGTTTATATACTGCAAACGAAAAATTTGACGCTGATAAAAATACCATTCTAAAACCAGGTTATAAAGGAAGTTTCAATAAGTACAACAACCAGATCGATACCAAAGAAGTAAATACCGACATGTATACTTCCTGGATGAATGGAGGGCTAATGTTCCGTGATATGAGTTTTAATAATATCTGTAAAAAATTAGAGAGACGCTATGATGTAAGTATCATCATCAAAAACAACAAATTGGCCAATGAAAAATTCAATGCCAGTTTTGGAGACAAACCTTTAGAAAAAGTGTTAACCTATTTTCAAGATGTGTATGGATTCGAGTACACCACCAAAAACGATATAATAACTATTAAATAA
- a CDS encoding SusC/RagA family TonB-linked outer membrane protein: MKKKLKNDGMQFSLFKIDLKLKLTTLLLLVAIFNSRADTYAQKTKVSLELNNTTVEKVIETIEQKTDFKFIYKLNDIDLDRVVSIHVKNQNITVVLDQLFKGVPTEIIVRDTQIMLKKPVFIPSENLPFLQQSIKGKVIDENRMPMSGATVTEKDTKNSVLTGYDGSFQITVQSNTAMLVVTYMGYFSKTVSASQENITIQMVPETTSLKEVVLVGYGSLAKKDVTGAVSSIAAKDMNQGPIVNPLQLITGKMAGVSINQIGSEPGSTPSVRIRGLTSLIGGNDPLVVIDGVQGNLDLLNQIPPSEIASMDVLKDASASAVYGSRGAAGVIIVSTKKSKAGKTTVEYTGTTAVDYIPNPLEVLNADQWWQQAQLVGVPASANHGSSTDWFNILTQRGLTQTHALAFGGATDKFNYRASITAILQQGVVINSSSNKYIGRIQATQLAMDDKLKLTFNLNSGVINTENSIQSIGRAAFTSNLITNSYFVSPTNPVYNTDGTYFTDPNVFHYLNPYAAAETVTNQTENDNLFGSLRADLDIISGLTAGWFGSWRNTNTSNGFYLPVESTDAGAIDQKGFADIYNNKQNERLMDISLTYKKVIGDHSLNALALYEWQNQTYQGNEAHARGFINDIATYNALQLGDFSNAKPGDVKSYKNDRTLISFLGRVNYTYLNRYLVTGSFRRDGSSVFGENNKWGNFPSVSLGWSIDKEPFMANQTVFNELKLRGGYGVTGNQQGLGPQNSLSLVGGSGVTYFGGSQITNYGIIQNANPDLQWETKKQTDIGLDFALLDHRLRGTIDAYTATTDNLLFNYTVPQPPYPFGTVMANVGSILNKGIEGSLSYDLISTENTTLTLAGNVSFMRNEVLNLSGSIDGVPLNTNYVGWGAPNAYLVKGKPVGAFYILEHTGKDNVNAETVLDRDGNGIIDQGATSPDRAYEGSALPTYTFAFNPTFRYKKLDVSMLWKGSGGNKIYNSLNKSLSYQESIGKSNVLTSSIPLGMYTTQYVSDLWLEDGSFIRFDNFTLGYNFLFTDVKYIESLRLTLTGNNLMLFTKYSGMDPEINLSGEGTNFGNDIGIYPRTRSFGLGLSVKFK; the protein is encoded by the coding sequence ATGAAAAAAAAATTAAAGAATGACGGAATGCAATTTTCGTTGTTCAAAATTGACCTAAAATTGAAACTAACTACGCTATTACTTTTAGTTGCTATTTTTAATTCCCGAGCCGATACTTATGCCCAAAAGACAAAAGTAAGCTTGGAATTGAACAATACCACCGTTGAAAAGGTTATTGAAACCATTGAACAAAAAACAGACTTCAAGTTTATTTACAAATTAAACGACATCGATTTAGATCGTGTGGTTTCTATTCATGTAAAAAATCAAAACATAACGGTCGTCTTAGATCAACTTTTTAAAGGTGTCCCAACAGAGATTATTGTCAGGGACACCCAAATTATGCTCAAAAAGCCAGTATTCATCCCATCCGAAAATTTACCTTTTCTGCAACAATCCATAAAAGGAAAAGTAATTGACGAAAATCGTATGCCAATGTCTGGCGCAACAGTTACTGAAAAAGACACCAAAAACAGTGTGCTTACAGGTTATGATGGAAGCTTTCAAATTACTGTACAAAGCAATACAGCCATGCTGGTTGTAACCTATATGGGTTATTTCTCAAAAACAGTTTCGGCAAGCCAAGAAAATATTACCATACAAATGGTACCAGAAACTACATCTCTAAAAGAAGTAGTGTTAGTGGGATACGGTTCTTTGGCCAAAAAAGATGTAACCGGTGCGGTATCTTCTATCGCTGCAAAAGACATGAACCAAGGTCCTATTGTAAATCCCTTGCAACTGATTACGGGTAAAATGGCTGGGGTAAGCATCAATCAAATAGGAAGCGAACCCGGATCTACACCAAGTGTTAGGATTCGAGGATTAACTTCTTTAATTGGAGGAAATGATCCACTGGTAGTAATCGATGGTGTACAAGGGAATCTTGATTTATTAAACCAGATACCACCGAGCGAAATTGCTTCTATGGACGTATTGAAAGATGCATCGGCTTCGGCAGTGTATGGATCCAGAGGTGCTGCAGGGGTAATTATTGTAAGTACCAAAAAGAGTAAGGCAGGCAAAACAACAGTAGAATATACAGGAACAACAGCTGTAGATTACATCCCAAATCCGCTTGAAGTTCTTAATGCAGATCAATGGTGGCAACAAGCCCAATTGGTTGGTGTACCGGCTTCGGCAAATCATGGTTCAAGCACCGACTGGTTTAATATTTTGACACAAAGAGGACTTACCCAAACACATGCTTTGGCCTTTGGTGGTGCAACAGATAAATTTAATTATAGAGCTTCTATCACTGCTATTTTACAACAAGGTGTGGTAATAAATTCGAGCAGTAATAAATACATTGGACGTATTCAAGCCACTCAATTGGCGATGGACGACAAGTTAAAATTGACTTTTAATCTGAATAGTGGCGTTATCAATACAGAGAATAGTATTCAAAGCATAGGAAGAGCAGCTTTTACTTCTAATTTGATTACGAATTCTTATTTTGTAAGCCCGACAAATCCTGTTTACAATACAGATGGCACTTACTTTACCGATCCAAATGTATTTCATTATTTAAATCCCTATGCTGCTGCAGAAACCGTTACCAATCAAACTGAAAATGACAATTTATTTGGCAGCTTAAGAGCCGATTTGGACATCATTAGTGGTCTTACTGCGGGTTGGTTTGGAAGCTGGAGAAACACCAATACTTCTAATGGTTTTTATCTTCCGGTAGAATCAACCGATGCAGGTGCTATTGACCAAAAAGGTTTTGCTGACATCTATAATAACAAACAAAACGAAAGATTGATGGACATAAGTCTTACTTACAAAAAAGTAATTGGCGACCATAGTCTTAATGCATTGGCATTGTACGAATGGCAAAATCAAACGTATCAAGGAAATGAAGCACATGCAAGAGGTTTTATAAATGATATTGCTACCTACAATGCATTGCAATTGGGCGACTTTTCGAATGCTAAACCAGGTGATGTTAAATCTTATAAAAATGACAGAACATTAATTTCCTTTTTAGGACGTGTGAATTACACCTATTTGAACCGTTATTTGGTTACAGGTAGTTTTAGGAGAGATGGTTCTTCTGTATTTGGAGAAAATAATAAATGGGGAAATTTCCCATCTGTATCTTTGGGATGGTCCATCGACAAAGAACCTTTTATGGCCAATCAAACTGTTTTCAATGAATTGAAATTGCGCGGAGGATATGGAGTAACAGGTAACCAACAAGGATTAGGACCACAAAATTCTCTTTCATTAGTAGGTGGTTCTGGAGTTACCTATTTTGGTGGTTCTCAAATTACCAATTATGGCATCATCCAAAATGCCAATCCAGATTTGCAATGGGAGACCAAAAAACAAACGGATATTGGTCTTGATTTTGCTCTTTTAGACCATAGACTTAGAGGTACTATTGATGCATACACAGCAACCACAGATAATTTATTGTTTAACTATACCGTTCCACAACCTCCTTATCCATTCGGAACCGTTATGGCCAATGTTGGAAGTATCTTGAACAAAGGTATAGAAGGCTCACTTAGTTATGATTTAATAAGTACCGAAAACACTACCCTTACTTTGGCCGGGAATGTTTCGTTTATGAGAAATGAGGTTTTAAATTTGAGCGGAAGCATAGACGGAGTACCATTGAACACAAATTATGTTGGATGGGGTGCACCAAATGCTTATTTAGTAAAAGGAAAACCCGTAGGTGCTTTTTATATCTTGGAACATACTGGGAAAGACAATGTCAATGCTGAGACAGTATTGGATCGTGATGGAAATGGAATTATCGATCAAGGGGCAACAAGTCCTGACAGAGCTTACGAAGGATCTGCGTTGCCTACCTATACATTTGCTTTCAATCCAACTTTTAGATATAAAAAGCTTGACGTTTCTATGCTTTGGAAGGGTTCTGGAGGAAATAAAATCTATAATAGTTTGAACAAAAGTTTAAGCTATCAAGAAAGTATTGGTAAATCAAATGTATTGACAAGTTCTATTCCACTAGGAATGTACACTACACAATATGTTTCAGACTTATGGCTTGAAGATGGTTCTTTTATACGATTTGATAATTTTACCTTGGGCTATAACTTTTTATTTACAGACGTTAAATACATAGAATCACTTCGTCTTACCCTTACCGGAAATAACTTAATGTTGTTTACTAAATATTCAGGAATGGATCCAGAAATCAATTTAAGTGGAGAAGGCACCAATTTTGGAAATGATATAGGTATATATCCTCGTACCAGAAGTTTTGGCCTAGGTTTAAGTGTTAAATTTAAATAG